One window of Mesorhizobium loti R88b genomic DNA carries:
- a CDS encoding TonB family protein codes for MTQSAGSPTVELSRFRWRDLGLWVGAAALVLGAHVAVAYAVQNFSMVNEADGGSPPAQVIEMAPMTVMPAVEEQVAALDAVTPDQSEPTPTPTTTEPTPEQVEKAEPIVEQPEAVAPDETEPTQTEMAEQIDRPPLDEVIPDIVEAVAPDVVVPLPQPKPVEAPKDKKPVEAKARKPVDKPKPKKEKAAPPKTVAAASADAKAAAKTAAPKSAEATGRSGDSSKWDSRLRSWINRHTRYPSAARAQRAEGSAYVTFTVDSSGRVLSARLTRSSGNVDLDRAALSVLQGASVPAPPPELGGRQSRTAPFVFNLRD; via the coding sequence ATGACGCAATCGGCCGGTTCTCCGACGGTAGAGCTGTCGCGCTTTCGCTGGCGCGACCTCGGTCTGTGGGTTGGGGCGGCCGCTTTGGTCCTCGGAGCGCATGTCGCGGTTGCTTATGCCGTGCAGAACTTCAGCATGGTCAATGAAGCGGATGGCGGCTCGCCGCCAGCCCAGGTGATTGAGATGGCGCCGATGACGGTGATGCCGGCTGTGGAGGAACAGGTCGCGGCGCTGGATGCGGTGACGCCGGACCAGAGCGAGCCAACGCCAACACCGACGACGACGGAACCGACACCTGAGCAGGTCGAGAAGGCTGAACCGATTGTCGAACAGCCGGAAGCGGTTGCGCCCGACGAGACCGAGCCCACCCAGACCGAAATGGCTGAGCAGATCGATCGGCCACCGCTGGATGAGGTGATCCCGGACATTGTCGAGGCCGTCGCCCCCGATGTGGTCGTTCCGTTGCCTCAGCCGAAGCCGGTCGAGGCGCCGAAGGACAAGAAACCGGTTGAGGCCAAGGCTAGAAAGCCTGTCGACAAGCCTAAACCCAAGAAGGAAAAAGCGGCGCCGCCCAAAACGGTAGCCGCTGCCAGCGCCGATGCCAAGGCTGCGGCCAAGACAGCAGCGCCGAAATCGGCGGAAGCGACTGGGCGATCCGGCGACTCCAGCAAATGGGATTCAAGACTGCGCTCATGGATCAATCGACATACGCGCTATCCGAGTGCGGCAAGAGCCCAACGCGCCGAAGGCAGTGCATACGTAACGTTTACAGTCGACTCGTCCGGCCGGGTGCTGTCTGCCAGATTGACCCGTTCCTCCGGCAATGTGGACCTGGATCGCGCGGCACTTTCCGTGCTTCAGGGGGCTTCCGTTCCCGCACCCCCGCCTGAGCTTGGTGGGCGCCAAAGCCGCACGGCGCCGTTCGTCTTCAACTTGCGCGATTAG
- the exbB gene encoding tonB-system energizer ExbB, whose translation MSRHGLLAALVASVILAGGSATAQEQPAGAAPAIATPAAPTAATPAAPAASAPAAPAPATPAAAAPAMMAPAPPAGQPGAAVPTEAAGRVELNLPHDLSPWGMFMAADIIVKAVMIGLAFASLVTWTIWLAKSLEIFGGKLRIRRAVRAIGDAATLKQASRALDRSGGPGALLVKAAQDETALSAGALDHVSGDGLKERVSSRLSRIEAAASRRMSRGTGVLATIGSTAPFVGLFGTVWGIMNAFIGISQAQTTNLAVVAPGIAEALLATAMGLVAAIPAVVIYNVFARSIAGYRQILADASAGVERLVSRDLDFRTIAPATALAAE comes from the coding sequence TTGTCTAGACATGGTTTGTTGGCGGCGTTGGTCGCATCGGTGATCCTGGCGGGCGGCAGCGCGACCGCGCAGGAGCAACCGGCCGGCGCTGCCCCTGCGATCGCGACCCCGGCCGCGCCCACTGCAGCCACACCCGCTGCTCCAGCCGCATCAGCGCCCGCCGCACCAGCGCCTGCCACACCGGCGGCAGCCGCACCGGCCATGATGGCGCCGGCGCCGCCGGCAGGCCAGCCGGGCGCAGCGGTGCCGACCGAGGCCGCGGGAAGAGTGGAGCTGAACCTGCCGCACGATTTGTCGCCATGGGGCATGTTCATGGCCGCCGACATCATCGTGAAGGCGGTCATGATCGGACTGGCTTTCGCATCGCTCGTCACCTGGACGATATGGCTGGCAAAATCGCTGGAGATTTTCGGCGGCAAGCTGCGCATCCGCCGCGCCGTCCGGGCGATCGGCGACGCCGCCACGCTGAAGCAGGCCAGCCGCGCGCTCGACCGCAGCGGCGGCCCCGGCGCGCTTCTGGTCAAGGCAGCGCAAGACGAGACCGCGCTTTCGGCCGGCGCGCTTGACCATGTATCTGGCGACGGGTTGAAGGAACGGGTGAGCTCGCGCCTGTCGCGCATCGAGGCGGCGGCGTCGCGGCGCATGTCGCGCGGCACCGGCGTGCTGGCGACGATCGGTTCCACGGCGCCTTTCGTCGGCCTGTTCGGCACTGTCTGGGGCATCATGAATGCCTTCATCGGCATTTCGCAGGCGCAGACCACCAATCTCGCCGTGGTCGCGCCGGGCATCGCCGAAGCGCTGCTGGCCACCGCGATGGGCCTCGTCGCGGCAATTCCGGCGGTGGTGATCTACAATGTCTTTGCCCGCTCGATAGCCGGCTACCGGCAGATCCTCGCCGATGCCTCGGCCGGCGTCGAACGGCTGGTCAGCCGCGACCTCGATTTCCGCACGATAGCGCCGGCGACAGCCCTGGCGGCGGAGTAG
- a CDS encoding DUF167 domain-containing protein, producing the protein MSAPFRIRENGIDLFVRLTPKSSVDRFEGAETSADGRSHLKARVRAVPENGAANQALQKLVAKALGVPASSVSVVAGGTARLKTLRILGDPEMLARDVETLSGQSSG; encoded by the coding sequence ATGAGCGCGCCGTTCCGCATCCGCGAGAACGGCATCGACCTGTTCGTGCGGCTGACACCAAAATCTTCCGTGGACAGGTTCGAAGGCGCCGAAACCTCGGCGGACGGGCGAAGCCATTTGAAGGCGCGGGTCCGCGCCGTGCCCGAAAACGGCGCCGCCAATCAAGCGTTGCAGAAACTGGTCGCCAAGGCACTGGGAGTGCCGGCATCGTCCGTCTCGGTCGTCGCCGGCGGCACCGCACGGCTCAAGACGTTGCGTATACTGGGTGATCCCGAGATGCTGGCGCGGGACGTCGAAACGCTCAGCGGCCAGTCGTCCGGCTGA
- a CDS encoding ABC transporter ATP-binding protein, which produces MTDVEFRDLSKSFGQHKILENISLDIKSGEFVVLVGPSGCGKSTLLRMLAGLETITSGDLLIDGTRANELPPQQRNIAMVFQSYALFPHLKASDNIGFGPKIRGENRAAIDRKVKKASGVLNLFSYLDRYPRQLSGGQRQRVAMGRAIVREPSVFLFDEPLSNLDAQLRVQMRTEIKALHQRLKSTIVYVTHDQIEAMTMADRIVVMDRGRIQQVGAPLELYDRPANKFVAGFLGSPSMSFVSGALKITPDKTWFESAGGGRLALAGKAAPAGSAVEAGIRPEHFIIGEAADAMALKVDVVEPTGSETHVYGAIGADTVRAVFRDRVPVRPGDLLPVSVDPRNIHLFDKATGLPL; this is translated from the coding sequence ATGACCGACGTCGAGTTCCGCGACCTGTCGAAATCGTTCGGGCAGCACAAGATCCTGGAAAACATCAGCCTCGACATAAAGAGCGGCGAGTTCGTGGTGCTGGTCGGCCCGTCCGGCTGCGGCAAGTCGACCCTGCTGCGGATGCTGGCGGGCCTGGAGACCATCACATCAGGCGATCTCCTGATCGACGGCACGCGCGCCAACGAATTGCCGCCACAGCAGCGCAACATCGCCATGGTGTTCCAGTCCTATGCGCTGTTTCCACATTTGAAGGCATCCGACAATATCGGTTTTGGCCCGAAGATCCGTGGCGAGAACCGCGCGGCCATCGACCGGAAGGTCAAGAAGGCATCCGGCGTTCTCAACCTGTTCTCCTATCTAGACCGTTATCCCCGGCAGTTGTCGGGCGGCCAGCGCCAGCGCGTTGCCATGGGCCGCGCCATTGTGCGCGAGCCGTCGGTGTTCCTGTTCGATGAACCGCTGTCCAATCTCGACGCACAGTTGCGCGTCCAGATGCGCACCGAGATCAAGGCGCTGCACCAGCGGCTGAAGTCGACAATCGTCTATGTCACCCATGACCAGATCGAGGCCATGACCATGGCCGACCGCATCGTCGTCATGGATCGCGGCAGGATCCAGCAGGTGGGAGCGCCGCTGGAACTTTATGACCGTCCGGCCAACAAATTCGTCGCCGGCTTCCTCGGCTCGCCATCGATGAGCTTTGTGTCCGGGGCTCTCAAGATAACGCCCGACAAGACCTGGTTCGAGTCGGCTGGCGGCGGCCGGCTTGCGCTTGCCGGCAAGGCGGCGCCGGCGGGCAGCGCGGTGGAGGCCGGCATCCGGCCCGAGCACTTCATCATCGGTGAAGCGGCCGATGCCATGGCGCTCAAGGTGGATGTCGTCGAGCCGACCGGTTCCGAGACCCATGTCTATGGCGCCATTGGCGCCGACACTGTGCGCGCCGTGTTCCGCGACCGGGTGCCGGTCAGGCCGGGCGACCTGCTGCCGGTCTCGGTCGATCCCCGCAACATCCATCTGTTCGACAAGGCGACGGGCCTGCCGCTATAA
- a CDS encoding MurR/RpiR family transcriptional regulator, with the protein MKTPADIITRLQLMSQDGTKSDRRLASLVLSDLDFASKAAISEIAARVGVSEPTVTRFCRNLGCEGLRDFKFYLAQAIAIGGQYLSPEPLSRDAREQRIASAITEAAISAIQRASENLDMTTLVAVAERLATSGNVLCIGSGGISSMMATEMQNRLFRLGLPVLAQIDGQLQRMYAAVATPDTTLVAFSVSGYARSVIEAVQVAQQYGATTIAVTAPDSALAKAADTVIHLQPLEDGNIYKPTSSRYALLAIVDMIVTSVAEARGPKVLENLRRIKQSVNTLKVDDPRLPLGD; encoded by the coding sequence ATGAAAACGCCGGCCGACATCATCACGCGGCTGCAGCTGATGTCGCAGGACGGCACCAAATCGGACCGCCGGCTGGCCAGCCTGGTTCTGTCCGACCTCGACTTCGCCTCCAAGGCGGCAATATCCGAGATTGCCGCGCGCGTCGGGGTCAGCGAACCGACGGTGACCCGCTTCTGCCGCAATCTCGGCTGCGAGGGCCTGCGCGATTTCAAGTTCTACCTGGCGCAGGCCATCGCCATTGGCGGCCAGTATCTCTCGCCCGAACCGCTGAGCCGCGACGCCCGCGAGCAGCGCATCGCCTCGGCCATCACCGAAGCGGCGATCTCAGCCATCCAGCGCGCCAGCGAGAACCTCGATATGACGACGCTGGTCGCTGTCGCCGAGCGGCTGGCGACGTCGGGCAATGTGCTGTGCATCGGCTCCGGCGGCATCTCGTCGATGATGGCGACCGAAATGCAGAACCGGCTGTTTCGGCTCGGCCTGCCGGTGCTGGCGCAGATAGATGGCCAGTTGCAGCGCATGTACGCCGCCGTTGCCACACCAGACACCACGCTGGTCGCCTTTTCGGTGTCAGGCTATGCGCGCTCGGTCATAGAGGCGGTGCAGGTCGCCCAGCAATATGGCGCCACCACGATCGCCGTCACTGCACCCGATTCGGCGCTGGCAAAGGCCGCCGACACGGTCATCCATCTGCAGCCGCTCGAGGACGGCAACATCTACAAGCCGACATCGTCACGCTACGCGCTGCTGGCGATCGTCGACATGATCGTGACATCGGTTGCCGAGGCGCGTGGGCCCAAGGTGCTGGAGAATTTGCGCCGCATCAAGCAGAGCGTGAACACGCTGAAGGTCGACGATCCCCGCCTGCCGTTAGGCGATTGA
- a CDS encoding ATP-binding cassette domain-containing protein translates to MTVAGAETAFHIDAVRFAVGERTLLGPVSLELQRSRVYGLIGHNGSGKSTLIKLLARQQPASSGAITFAKRPLPQWGARELARALAYLPQTTPAATGLTVRELATLGRYPWHGALGRFSAEDRRHVEEALVLTDMDGFADRLVDELSGGERQRAWLAMLVAQNAGVMLLDEPISALDIAHQVEVLGLVRELSRKRDLCVVVVLHDPNMAARYCDELIALKEGKLLTRGTPGEIMRGDVLKGIFGVEMGVFAHPVTGQPVGYVQ, encoded by the coding sequence ATGACCGTGGCTGGAGCCGAGACTGCCTTTCATATCGACGCGGTGCGGTTTGCCGTCGGCGAGCGGACGCTGCTCGGTCCGGTCTCGCTCGAATTGCAGCGCTCGCGCGTCTATGGGCTGATCGGTCACAATGGTTCGGGCAAGTCGACACTGATCAAGCTGCTGGCCCGCCAGCAACCGGCAAGCTCCGGCGCCATCACCTTCGCCAAACGGCCGTTGCCGCAATGGGGCGCCCGCGAACTCGCCCGCGCGCTCGCCTATCTGCCGCAGACGACGCCAGCGGCAACCGGCCTCACGGTGCGCGAACTGGCGACGCTCGGCCGCTACCCCTGGCATGGCGCGCTTGGCCGCTTCAGTGCGGAAGACAGGCGGCATGTCGAGGAGGCGCTGGTGCTGACCGACATGGACGGTTTCGCCGACCGGCTGGTCGACGAATTGTCCGGCGGCGAGCGCCAGCGCGCCTGGCTTGCCATGCTGGTGGCGCAGAATGCCGGCGTCATGCTGCTCGACGAACCGATCTCGGCGCTCGACATCGCCCATCAGGTCGAGGTGCTGGGTCTGGTCCGGGAGCTCAGCCGCAAACGCGACCTGTGCGTCGTCGTCGTGCTGCACGATCCCAACATGGCGGCACGCTATTGCGATGAGCTGATCGCGCTCAAGGAAGGCAAGCTGCTGACACGCGGCACTCCGGGCGAAATCATGCGGGGCGACGTGCTCAAGGGCATTTTCGGCGTGGAGATGGGCGTGTTCGCGCACCCGGTGACCGGCCAACCCGTCGGCTATGTGCAGTGA
- a CDS encoding cysteine hydrolase family protein, with protein MIKATPFDYPYDGRLVAENTALIVIDLQQDFLSTTGYFAKQGYDPSPLRAILPTVNRLISAARKAGVTIIHTRQGYRADMADMTPYEKWRRKRSGLDGTDILLRSGAGFQIVPEIDVAPDDIIVDKTCNSAFTYTDFELVLRAQGITHLMFSGCTTDVCVHTTLREACDRNFQCLTISDACASGDRQAHEAALHMVTVEDGVFGALTDSAAVIEGLSRLGDRR; from the coding sequence ATGATCAAGGCAACACCCTTCGACTACCCCTATGACGGCAGGCTGGTAGCTGAAAACACGGCACTCATCGTCATCGACCTGCAGCAGGACTTCCTGTCGACCACGGGCTACTTCGCCAAACAGGGATATGACCCCTCGCCGCTGCGGGCGATCCTGCCAACCGTGAACAGGCTGATATCAGCCGCACGCAAAGCCGGCGTCACCATCATCCACACTAGGCAGGGCTACCGCGCTGACATGGCCGACATGACGCCCTACGAGAAATGGCGCCGCAAGCGCTCCGGTCTCGACGGCACCGACATCCTGCTTCGCTCGGGCGCTGGGTTCCAGATCGTTCCGGAGATCGACGTCGCACCTGACGACATCATTGTCGACAAGACCTGCAACAGCGCCTTTACCTATACGGATTTCGAGCTTGTGTTGCGCGCGCAAGGCATCACGCATCTGATGTTTTCCGGATGCACGACCGATGTCTGCGTCCACACCACGCTGCGCGAGGCCTGCGACCGCAATTTTCAGTGCCTGACGATCTCTGATGCCTGTGCCAGCGGCGACAGACAAGCCCATGAGGCAGCGCTTCACATGGTGACGGTGGAGGACGGCGTGTTCGGCGCATTGACCGATTCAGCCGCCGTCATCGAAGGCCTGTCGCGGCTTGGCGACAGGCGTTAG
- a CDS encoding LLM class flavin-dependent oxidoreductase, with product MPIEFTHVPGKTAAAAIPFFYDFAETATKLGLIEDGGFQKIVVDDPAGLLTNMDLAAQVLNRTSSLEVVLTHWAGVVEPTVAARQLASIDTKSGGRLALRMISEPLNDDDAETRPVGHTVIWQRIDEYLVLLKRLWSNDRPFDHEGAFYSIKGGYIERKGPHGADLVIRMGGQSGTALKVAGRHADVFELAPGSIDEVRQLMERARGAAAEHGRAGKLRFALPVRIHRGASATGHKAVDLSGPPAQVALSLLAYAGLGIDEFMIVGVDAPREIATVGRETLALLRNSLARREHDAFQPGAYAPRGGLETRAAG from the coding sequence ATGCCGATCGAATTCACGCATGTCCCCGGCAAGACCGCCGCTGCCGCCATTCCCTTCTTCTACGATTTTGCCGAGACGGCGACCAAGCTTGGGCTGATCGAGGACGGTGGCTTCCAGAAGATCGTCGTCGACGATCCGGCTGGATTGCTGACCAACATGGATCTTGCCGCCCAGGTGCTGAATCGCACCTCATCGCTGGAGGTCGTGCTGACCCACTGGGCAGGCGTGGTCGAGCCGACAGTGGCGGCCCGCCAGCTGGCATCGATCGACACGAAAAGCGGCGGACGGCTGGCGCTCAGGATGATCAGCGAGCCGCTGAACGACGACGACGCCGAAACACGTCCGGTCGGGCACACGGTCATCTGGCAGCGTATCGATGAATATCTGGTGCTGCTCAAGCGGCTGTGGTCGAACGACCGGCCGTTCGACCATGAAGGCGCTTTCTACAGCATCAAGGGCGGCTATATCGAGCGCAAAGGTCCGCACGGCGCCGACCTCGTCATCCGCATGGGCGGGCAGTCTGGAACGGCGCTGAAAGTGGCCGGCCGGCATGCCGACGTTTTCGAACTGGCGCCCGGCTCGATCGATGAGGTCCGGCAGCTGATGGAGCGGGCGCGTGGTGCTGCCGCCGAACATGGCCGGGCGGGCAAGCTGCGTTTCGCACTTCCGGTCCGGATCCACCGGGGCGCTTCCGCCACGGGCCACAAGGCGGTCGACCTGTCCGGGCCGCCGGCCCAGGTCGCGCTGTCGTTGCTTGCCTATGCCGGGCTCGGCATCGATGAATTCATGATCGTCGGCGTCGACGCACCGCGCGAGATCGCGACAGTCGGCCGGGAAACGCTCGCCCTGCTGCGCAACTCGCTGGCGCGCCGCGAACATGATGCCTTCCAGCCAGGCGCCTATGCGCCTCGTGGCGGGTTGGAGACGCGCGCCGCGGGCTGA
- a CDS encoding SagB/ThcOx family dehydrogenase, with amino-acid sequence MRSSKTLVFYPGTNKVTACNFLTRNVFECSPEVVGLLASWDEWASTAEIARAHGWSKSDLNAVVPQLLDFSALVTAGSPLAEQETKFSGQWRWGIPTALMHFCVQDAEFMTIEQAETHQIDRAGHVAQPDLVLKNAMGAIRLPNALDDNELLSLMARRRTNRTAAAPTITAQQLSDCLFAGMGITGETSNCVGALPLGMTPSGGARNPYEAYVVALGVEGLEPGVYHYSAADHDLGRVSVNHLPKISELVGGQEWADAMPCLIMLCARLDRTMWKYEDANAYRVVLIEAGHIGQNMMLAATRHGLSACPTAALSHSAINRLLGLDRLTDAPIYALTLSTPEPSPHSAGQSIN; translated from the coding sequence ATGCGCTCTTCAAAAACGCTTGTCTTCTATCCCGGGACCAACAAGGTCACGGCCTGCAACTTCCTGACCAGAAACGTATTTGAATGCAGCCCCGAGGTAGTCGGCCTTCTTGCATCCTGGGACGAATGGGCGTCCACGGCGGAAATCGCGCGCGCCCATGGATGGTCGAAATCCGACCTCAACGCCGTCGTCCCGCAATTGCTTGATTTTTCCGCCCTGGTCACCGCCGGCTCGCCGCTGGCCGAACAGGAAACAAAATTTTCCGGACAGTGGAGGTGGGGCATCCCGACCGCGCTGATGCATTTCTGCGTCCAGGACGCAGAGTTCATGACTATTGAACAGGCCGAGACACACCAGATCGACCGCGCCGGGCACGTCGCGCAGCCCGACCTCGTGCTCAAGAATGCCATGGGCGCCATTCGGCTGCCGAATGCGCTCGACGACAACGAACTTCTGAGCCTGATGGCGCGGCGCCGCACCAACCGCACCGCGGCCGCGCCCACCATCACCGCCCAGCAGCTCTCCGACTGTCTGTTCGCGGGCATGGGCATCACCGGCGAGACCAGCAACTGCGTCGGCGCCCTGCCGCTGGGCATGACCCCTTCGGGCGGCGCCCGGAACCCCTACGAGGCCTATGTGGTAGCACTTGGCGTCGAGGGGCTGGAGCCCGGCGTCTATCACTATTCCGCTGCCGATCACGATCTCGGCAGGGTCTCCGTCAACCATCTGCCGAAGATCTCCGAACTGGTCGGCGGGCAGGAATGGGCTGATGCCATGCCTTGCCTGATCATGCTTTGTGCCAGGCTCGACCGCACCATGTGGAAATATGAGGATGCCAACGCCTACCGCGTCGTGCTGATCGAGGCCGGCCATATCGGCCAGAACATGATGCTGGCGGCGACCAGGCATGGTCTGTCGGCCTGTCCCACGGCAGCGCTCAGCCATTCGGCGATCAACCGCCTTCTCGGCCTCGACCGCCTTACCGACGCACCGATCTATGCGTTGACCCTCTCGACCCCGGAACCAAGCCCGCATTCGGCGGGTCAGTCGATCAATTAG
- a CDS encoding YggT family protein, whose product MLALIQTIVMALDLYWWIIIASAIFSWLYAFNVVNSRNQFVGSIGNMLYRLTEPALRPIRRFMPDLGGVDISPIILLLILFFVRQFILTTVAPLVLGA is encoded by the coding sequence ATGCTCGCCCTCATTCAAACCATCGTCATGGCGCTTGACCTCTACTGGTGGATCATCATCGCCTCGGCGATCTTTTCCTGGCTCTACGCCTTCAACGTCGTGAATTCGCGCAACCAGTTCGTCGGCAGCATCGGCAACATGCTCTATCGGCTGACCGAACCGGCGCTGCGGCCGATCCGCCGCTTCATGCCGGACCTTGGCGGCGTCGACATCTCGCCGATCATCCTGCTCTTGATCCTGTTCTTCGTCAGGCAGTTCATTCTCACCACGGTAGCGCCGCTGGTGCTGGGCGCTTGA
- the exbD gene encoding TonB system transport protein ExbD has product MGSRIRQTMDDDLEESHEINVTPFIDVILVLLIIFMVAAPLATVDVNVDLPGSTATPAPRPETPLFLTLKDDLTLAIGNDTVPRPAFAATLDSRTKGDKQTRIFLRADKAVAYGDLMEAMNLLRGAGYLKIALVGLEAAPAADAPAPATTGTVMP; this is encoded by the coding sequence ATGGGAAGCAGAATCCGACAGACCATGGACGACGATCTCGAGGAGAGCCACGAGATCAACGTCACGCCCTTCATCGACGTCATCTTGGTGCTCCTGATCATCTTCATGGTCGCGGCACCCCTGGCGACGGTGGACGTCAATGTCGACCTGCCGGGATCGACGGCGACACCCGCGCCGCGGCCGGAGACGCCGCTTTTCCTGACCTTGAAGGACGATCTCACCCTGGCGATCGGTAACGACACGGTGCCGCGCCCGGCCTTCGCCGCCACGCTGGACAGCAGGACCAAGGGCGACAAGCAGACGCGTATCTTCCTGCGTGCCGACAAGGCGGTCGCCTATGGCGACCTGATGGAGGCGATGAACCTTTTGCGCGGCGCCGGTTACCTGAAGATCGCGCTGGTCGGCCTGGAGGCGGCGCCCGCGGCCGATGCACCGGCGCCCGCGACGACGGGAACCGTGATGCCATGA
- a CDS encoding helix-turn-helix domain-containing protein yields the protein MSIRENLAANLRRLCKDHASVSAVCRELRINRTQFERYLQGQTVPNKATAKLICDYFRIDEAELYRDPGAPEPRAPGLPPISESLFNQMIRPPAPSIAGGTYFTYFSIPARPDLLMRSVTFVRREAELVTFRRVTGWSERRGSTWARARGNHYGVAISRLNWIYFSGVNRRQTGEPSLISVQWAPISEPVLTGKAMLLTEAGPAFVSVIMRQDMSGIRPRHAIRMAHVVRLDDPGIDQLVVSLARDGVG from the coding sequence GTGTCCATTCGCGAGAACCTCGCTGCAAATCTCCGACGGCTCTGCAAGGACCATGCTTCGGTTAGCGCCGTATGCCGTGAGTTGCGTATCAACCGTACGCAGTTCGAACGCTACCTGCAGGGCCAGACCGTTCCGAACAAGGCGACTGCCAAGCTGATTTGCGACTACTTCCGCATCGACGAAGCGGAACTCTACCGGGACCCAGGCGCTCCCGAGCCGAGGGCTCCCGGCCTGCCGCCGATTTCGGAAAGCCTGTTCAACCAGATGATCCGCCCGCCCGCCCCATCGATCGCGGGCGGCACCTATTTCACCTACTTTTCGATTCCCGCTCGTCCCGACCTCTTGATGCGCTCGGTGACCTTCGTGCGTCGCGAGGCTGAACTGGTCACATTCCGCCGGGTCACCGGATGGTCGGAGCGCCGTGGCTCGACATGGGCGCGGGCGCGCGGCAATCACTATGGCGTGGCGATCTCGCGCCTGAACTGGATCTATTTCAGTGGCGTCAACCGCCGCCAGACCGGTGAACCATCGCTGATCTCGGTGCAATGGGCTCCTATCTCCGAACCGGTGCTGACGGGCAAGGCCATGCTTCTGACGGAGGCCGGGCCGGCATTCGTATCGGTCATCATGCGGCAGGATATGTCCGGTATCCGGCCACGGCATGCGATCCGCATGGCGCATGTCGTCAGGCTTGATGATCCGGGCATCGATCAACTCGTCGTCAGCCTCGCCCGGGACGGGGTGGGCTGA
- a CDS encoding ABC transporter permease — MSAVFEQIFQVGFLAAIIRIATPLAFATLGEMFSERAGVLNLGIEGIMLLSAMTGFTATSLSGSLWLGVLAAVLTGMLMGALHALFTVALGLSQHVCGIGVTLFSSGLAYFLYRLIFGQQSVPPSIKGFQTVPIPILSDIPVLGPAVFNQFALVYMAIIAIPLAAFVLYRTPWGLSVRMVGENPRAADSAGVSVIATRFQAVILGGALMGLAGAFLSMAQFNAFTFGVVSGRGWVAIALVVFGRWDPWRSAGAALLFAFVDALQLRMQASGLGHIPYETFLMLPFIFTIVAMAVMSRNAVAPSALLKPFRREER; from the coding sequence ATGAGCGCGGTGTTCGAACAGATTTTTCAGGTCGGCTTCCTCGCCGCCATCATCCGCATCGCCACGCCGCTGGCCTTCGCGACGCTCGGCGAAATGTTTTCCGAGCGGGCCGGCGTGCTCAATCTCGGTATCGAAGGCATCATGCTGTTGTCGGCCATGACCGGCTTCACCGCCACCAGCCTCAGCGGCAGCCTGTGGCTCGGCGTGTTGGCGGCGGTGCTGACCGGCATGCTGATGGGCGCGCTGCACGCGCTGTTCACGGTGGCGCTCGGCCTCAGCCAGCATGTCTGCGGCATTGGCGTCACCCTGTTCTCGTCGGGCCTCGCCTATTTCCTCTACCGGCTGATCTTCGGCCAGCAATCGGTGCCGCCCAGCATCAAGGGTTTTCAGACGGTTCCGATCCCGATCCTTTCCGACATTCCGGTGCTGGGGCCGGCGGTGTTCAACCAGTTCGCCCTGGTCTACATGGCGATCATCGCCATACCGCTGGCCGCCTTCGTGCTTTACCGCACGCCCTGGGGCCTGTCGGTGCGGATGGTCGGCGAGAACCCGCGCGCCGCCGATTCCGCCGGCGTCAGCGTCATTGCCACCCGCTTCCAGGCCGTCATTCTCGGCGGTGCGCTGATGGGGCTGGCCGGTGCGTTCCTGTCGATGGCGCAGTTCAACGCCTTCACCTTCGGTGTGGTGTCGGGGCGTGGCTGGGTGGCGATCGCGCTGGTGGTGTTTGGCCGCTGGGATCCCTGGCGCTCGGCTGGGGCGGCGCTGCTGTTCGCGTTTGTCGATGCCTTGCAGCTGCGTATGCAGGCTAGTGGGCTCGGGCATATCCCCTACGAAACGTTCCTGATGCTGCCGTTCATCTTCACCATCGTTGCGATGGCGGTGATGTCGCGCAACGCGGTGGCGCCATCGGCGTTGTTGAAGCCTTTCCGCAGGGAAGAACGGTAG